One window of Desulfobacca acetoxidans DSM 11109 genomic DNA carries:
- a CDS encoding autotransporter outer membrane beta-barrel domain-containing protein, with protein MVGPVVSLQYATQTVGGFTESNANALGLKVDSQSADSVQTGLGMRVSYKARLGNLAVKPQLSVTWQHEFSNNTRGLSASLAAGGSIINFQTVKIGQDFALISLNIPAKVTRNLVANVGYTAEVGRDHSSNMGANIGLKWRLLPIMLFLLTAHRPPFSYNCS; from the coding sequence GTGGTCGGCCCCGTGGTCTCCCTGCAATATGCCACCCAGACGGTGGGGGGCTTCACCGAAAGCAACGCCAACGCCCTGGGCCTCAAGGTGGACAGCCAGAGCGCGGATTCCGTGCAAACCGGCCTCGGGATGCGGGTCTCCTACAAGGCCAGGCTCGGAAACCTCGCCGTGAAGCCGCAGCTCTCGGTGACCTGGCAACACGAGTTCTCCAACAACACCCGGGGCCTCAGTGCCAGCCTGGCGGCGGGCGGCAGCATCATCAACTTCCAGACCGTTAAAATCGGCCAGGATTTTGCCCTGATTAGCCTGAATATCCCGGCCAAGGTCACCCGGAACCTGGTGGCCAACGTGGGCTACACCGCCGAAGTGGGCCGCGACCACAGCTCCAACATGGGAGCCAATATCGGCCTGAAGTGGCGGCTGCTCCCAATAATGCTTTTTCTGCTCACCGCTCACCGCCCACCGTTTTCATATAACTGTTCTTGA
- a CDS encoding AAA family ATPase, translating to MLIKQIRIKNFRGIEDLEIKIDEMCVLIGENNTGKI from the coding sequence ATGTTGATCAAACAAATCAGGATCAAGAATTTTCGTGGAATAGAAGACCTTGAAATCAAAATTGACGAAATGTGCGTGCTTATTGGCGAGAACAACACTGGAAAAATATAA
- a CDS encoding HigA family addiction module antitoxin produces the protein MARMIIHPGEHLADELKALGMSANEMAKELGVPTNRITEIIRGKRGISGDTALRLGRWFGTGPDIWMNLQKNYELRLAAQEIGDALQKIPVHKTKAKSDNDLRP, from the coding sequence ATGGCGCGAATGATCATACACCCAGGGGAACATCTGGCGGACGAGCTGAAGGCGCTCGGCATGAGCGCGAACGAAATGGCGAAGGAGCTGGGCGTGCCGACAAACCGGATTACCGAAATCATCCGCGGCAAGCGGGGAATTTCGGGCGATACGGCCTTGCGGCTGGGCCGGTGGTTCGGCACGGGGCCGGATATCTGGATGAACCTGCAAAAGAATTATGAGCTTCGCCTGGCGGCGCAGGAAATAGGCGACGCCCTGCAAAAAATCCCAGTGCATAAAACCAAAGCAAAATCAGATAACGATCTGCGGCCGTAA
- a CDS encoding type II toxin-antitoxin system RelE/ParE family toxin produces the protein MILSFRDKRTRAFFEGERVKAFHSIERQAMLRLERLHAADRLMALNTPGNRLEGLKGGRTGQYSIRINDQWRVCFEWPEGSPGPLIVEIVDYH, from the coding sequence ATGATCCTGAGTTTCCGAGACAAGCGGACGCGAGCCTTTTTCGAAGGGGAACGGGTCAAGGCGTTTCACAGCATCGAGCGGCAAGCCATGCTGCGGCTGGAGCGTCTTCATGCGGCTGACCGGCTGATGGCGCTGAACACCCCCGGCAATCGGCTTGAGGGACTCAAAGGGGGTCGCACGGGGCAGTATAGCATCCGGATCAACGATCAATGGCGGGTGTGTTTTGAATGGCCGGAAGGCTCACCGGGACCGCTTATCGTGGAAATTGTGGATTACCATTAG
- a CDS encoding ATP-binding protein, producing the protein MFPEIITKLSLAKADGSYPALVATLAKRHLLVVDDWLRDPLTPEQSRLVLDLLEDRYRRRSTLLTSQLPVAAWHEQFKDDTIADAILDRLVYDSYRLELEGGSMRKITSSLT; encoded by the coding sequence ATGTTTCCGGAGATTATCACCAAACTCAGCCTGGCCAAAGCTGATGGCTCTTATCCGGCCTTGGTGGCCACCTTGGCCAAACGTCATCTCCTGGTAGTCGATGACTGGCTGCGAGACCCCCTAACTCCGGAACAATCCCGCCTGGTCCTGGATCTGCTGGAGGATCGCTACCGTCGCCGCTCCACCCTGCTGACCAGCCAGTTGCCCGTAGCAGCCTGGCATGAACAGTTCAAGGACGACACCATCGCCGATGCTATCCTGGACCGTCTGGTCTATGACTCTTATCGCTTAGAATTAGAAGGAGGTTCTATGAGAAAAATTACTTCATCCTTGACCTAA
- a CDS encoding glycosyltransferase, with amino-acid sequence MKIDLHVHSKYSTRPSQWVLQKLGCHECYTEPQQLYRIAKQRGMDWITITDHNNINGCLEIAHLPDTFISEEVTSYFPEDGCKIHVLVYDIDQSRHGEIQKLRENVSSLVAYLQQEKIAHSLAHPLWSVNGRLSLDHFEKLLLLFKTFEINGSRDEQLNLTLRRILSHLTPKCYEQLIDKHGIIPGFSEPWRKNFTGGSDDHSSLTICRIHTEVPHAANLKDFFTGLQNRQARIIGRASSPQTLAHNIYSIAYQFYAHKLGLHDHSRYDTFIGFLDKALRNAAAPKRSRFNLFSLSFFLKKGANGNGKHPSFSFLELVKDEIQKFIQNEPVLKKIFRQIQSAAHSDEKQWFAFVKELSDKILIKFNQRLDEGVRGAHFIDLFQSLTVIGIIYLLLLPYVAAFNSFAQDRHLSEEILARFMDMRISGKDQPQTKIAHFSDTYYEINGVALTLQKQANEAQLSHKPYTVITCDVTGHENSRCVQNFTPLAVWDLPEYQEQKLFHPPLLEILNYCYDQKFTRVLAATPGPMGLAALLIARILDLPIDGTYHTSLPQYAHYLTEDSSVEDLMWRYILWFYNQMQNIYSPSVSTAAELAERGISAEKICTFPRGVDLQRFHPRKRDGLLETRYHLQKGLKLLYVGRISKEKNLQVLVRAFKRVIQVRPEVHLIVVGDGPYFEEMQLSLSGTPCLFTGYLDGEELASVYASCDLFLFPSTTDTFGNVVLEAQASGLPVIVTDAGGPQENIVPGKTGLVVRGDDEAAFAEAILRLIADPKKMQRMGKEARVYIENRSFKHAFNATWQLYREEAERLCA; translated from the coding sequence ATGAAGATCGATCTCCACGTTCACTCTAAATATTCCACCCGCCCCTCCCAATGGGTGCTGCAAAAACTCGGTTGTCATGAGTGTTATACCGAGCCGCAGCAACTCTATCGTATTGCCAAGCAAAGGGGCATGGATTGGATTACCATTACGGACCACAATAACATAAACGGATGTCTGGAGATTGCGCATCTGCCCGATACGTTTATCAGCGAGGAAGTCACTAGTTATTTCCCGGAAGACGGCTGTAAGATTCATGTCTTGGTCTATGATATCGATCAATCAAGGCATGGTGAAATCCAAAAACTGCGGGAAAACGTTTCGTCGCTGGTCGCCTATCTCCAGCAGGAAAAAATTGCCCACAGCCTGGCTCATCCGCTCTGGTCGGTAAACGGCCGCCTCAGTCTCGATCATTTTGAAAAGCTCTTATTATTATTTAAAACCTTTGAAATCAACGGCAGCAGGGATGAACAGCTCAATCTCACTTTGCGGCGCATCCTTTCTCATCTGACGCCGAAATGTTATGAGCAGCTTATTGACAAGCATGGCATCATTCCCGGGTTTTCAGAACCGTGGCGAAAAAATTTTACCGGCGGTTCGGATGATCACAGCTCCCTGACCATCTGCCGCATTCATACCGAAGTGCCACATGCCGCTAATCTCAAGGATTTCTTCACCGGCCTGCAAAATCGCCAGGCCAGGATTATCGGGAGGGCATCCAGTCCACAGACCCTGGCCCACAACATCTATAGCATCGCCTATCAATTTTACGCCCACAAACTTGGCCTTCATGATCATTCCAGGTATGATACTTTTATCGGTTTTTTGGATAAGGCCCTGAGAAATGCCGCTGCTCCCAAGCGCTCCCGGTTCAACCTTTTTAGTCTGTCTTTTTTCTTGAAAAAAGGGGCTAACGGGAATGGGAAGCATCCGAGTTTTTCCTTCCTCGAGCTGGTAAAGGATGAAATCCAGAAATTTATTCAAAACGAACCCGTATTAAAAAAGATTTTCCGCCAGATACAATCGGCCGCGCATTCTGACGAGAAGCAATGGTTTGCTTTTGTCAAAGAACTCTCCGATAAAATCTTGATAAAATTTAATCAGCGTCTTGATGAGGGTGTGCGGGGTGCTCATTTTATCGATCTTTTCCAATCGCTTACAGTCATCGGAATCATCTATCTGCTCCTGCTGCCCTATGTTGCGGCCTTCAACTCCTTTGCCCAGGACCGGCATCTTAGCGAAGAGATTCTCGCACGTTTCATGGACATGAGGATTTCCGGGAAAGATCAGCCACAGACCAAGATAGCCCATTTCAGCGATACCTATTACGAAATCAACGGCGTCGCCCTGACCCTGCAAAAACAGGCCAACGAGGCTCAACTCAGCCACAAGCCGTATACGGTCATCACCTGCGACGTCACTGGACATGAGAACAGCCGCTGTGTCCAAAACTTTACTCCCCTGGCGGTCTGGGATCTGCCGGAGTACCAGGAACAGAAGCTGTTTCATCCTCCCCTCCTGGAAATCTTAAATTACTGCTATGATCAAAAATTTACCAGAGTGCTGGCGGCTACCCCTGGCCCAATGGGATTGGCAGCTCTGCTCATTGCCCGGATTTTAGACCTGCCCATCGATGGCACCTACCACACCTCCCTGCCACAATATGCCCACTATCTCACGGAGGACAGCTCTGTCGAAGACCTCATGTGGCGGTATATTCTCTGGTTTTATAACCAGATGCAGAACATCTATTCACCTTCGGTTAGCACTGCGGCGGAATTGGCCGAACGCGGGATCAGCGCCGAAAAAATCTGCACCTTTCCTCGGGGGGTTGATCTCCAGCGGTTTCATCCGCGTAAACGGGACGGCCTGCTGGAAACCCGCTATCATCTGCAAAAAGGTCTCAAGCTATTGTATGTTGGGAGGATTTCAAAGGAAAAAAATCTACAGGTGTTGGTGCGGGCCTTTAAAAGAGTTATTCAGGTCCGACCCGAGGTACACCTTATCGTGGTAGGCGACGGACCTTACTTCGAAGAGATGCAGCTTTCTCTGAGCGGCACCCCTTGCCTTTTTACCGGCTACTTAGATGGCGAAGAGCTGGCGTCAGTATATGCCTCCTGCGATCTCTTCCTCTTTCCCAGCACTACCGATACCTTCGGCAATGTGGTGTTGGAGGCCCAGGCCTCGGGTCTTCCGGTCATCGTTACGGATGCCGGCGGTCCCCAGGAGAACATCGTTCCCGGCAAGACCGGATTAGTAGTCAGGGGGGATGACGAGGCCGCCTTTGCCGAAGCAATCCTGAGGCTCATTGCTGATCCTAAGAAGATGCAGCGGATGGGGAAGGAAGCCAGGGTTTATATTGAAAACCGCTCTTTTAAACACGCTTTCAATGCCACCTGGCAGCTCTACCGGGAGGAGGCCGAGAGATTGTGTGCTTGA
- a CDS encoding phosphatidylserine decarboxylase, giving the protein MEAGLLILLGIIVALAVGGYVFWRYFWFFRNPERDIPTKDVIVSPADGTVVYVKQVLPQEKIVAVKAGVELSINDITKNDLRTPKVLIGVFMSPLNVHYNRMPLAGEIEFIRHYPAQGANRHMGWMHLRTLLGRQPLYANSTHIFTNERTVTKFRSFFKNADLTGYIVQIAGGSVNGIDSYVSPGQRLNKGDIFGMIRIGSQVDLVLTWLPGMRLQVKPGDKVRAGESILIA; this is encoded by the coding sequence ATGGAAGCAGGTCTTTTGATCCTGTTAGGAATAATTGTCGCACTGGCGGTAGGGGGGTATGTATTCTGGCGCTACTTCTGGTTTTTCCGGAATCCGGAGAGGGACATCCCAACGAAGGACGTCATCGTCAGCCCGGCCGACGGGACCGTGGTTTACGTTAAACAGGTACTGCCTCAGGAAAAGATCGTGGCCGTCAAAGCAGGGGTTGAACTCAGCATCAACGACATTACCAAAAATGACCTCAGGACTCCCAAGGTATTGATTGGCGTATTTATGAGTCCGCTTAACGTACACTACAACCGGATGCCGCTCGCCGGGGAAATTGAATTTATCCGTCATTATCCGGCCCAGGGGGCCAACCGGCATATGGGGTGGATGCATCTAAGGACACTCCTCGGCCGCCAGCCGCTGTATGCCAACAGCACCCATATTTTTACCAATGAACGGACGGTGACCAAGTTCCGCAGTTTTTTTAAAAATGCCGATCTTACCGGCTACATCGTCCAAATCGCCGGCGGCAGCGTGAACGGCATTGATAGTTATGTCAGCCCCGGGCAGAGACTGAATAAAGGCGACATCTTCGGCATGATCCGCATCGGTTCCCAGGTAGATTTAGTTCTTACCTGGCTACCGGGAATGCGTCTGCAGGTGAAACCCGGAGACAAGGTGCGAGCCGGGGAGTCAATCTTGATTGCTTGA
- a CDS encoding class I SAM-dependent methyltransferase, translated as MALTVKKEIVGENEGFSLQPDLLREIFYYAKPYGHHEDAKSLNLGFGFLYYGLVRSLRPQHTLVIGSGYGFSVVCFALGIKDNGKGNLSFIDPSYSLLKNGPFKTIGGRGFWDNAQEVKAHFRRFDVDHIVRHYKMRSDEFFPLFEVMELPPIDLAFIDGNHSYKDVKYDFIKVLERSKRNSYILLHDSNIYIREMLQHSGVKKWLSTIKAYKEFFEVIDFPFASGVALVRVRKANAWKQVF; from the coding sequence ATGGCGCTTACTGTTAAGAAGGAAATTGTGGGCGAGAATGAAGGCTTCAGCCTGCAGCCGGACTTATTGCGGGAGATCTTCTATTATGCCAAGCCCTACGGCCATCATGAAGACGCCAAGAGTTTGAATCTCGGGTTCGGATTTCTCTATTATGGCCTGGTGCGGTCGCTACGACCGCAACACACTTTGGTCATCGGCTCCGGGTATGGTTTTAGCGTGGTATGTTTTGCTCTTGGCATCAAGGACAATGGCAAAGGTAATCTGAGTTTTATTGATCCTTCATATTCGTTATTAAAAAATGGTCCCTTTAAGACAATTGGCGGCCGGGGATTTTGGGATAACGCGCAGGAAGTTAAGGCGCACTTTCGCCGATTTGATGTAGATCATATTGTCAGACATTACAAGATGCGCAGCGATGAATTCTTTCCGCTATTCGAAGTTATGGAGCTGCCGCCTATTGATCTGGCCTTTATCGACGGCAATCACTCCTATAAGGACGTAAAATATGATTTCATCAAAGTATTGGAGCGATCGAAAAGAAATTCTTACATCCTGCTGCACGATTCCAATATTTATATCAGAGAGATGCTCCAGCATTCCGGGGTTAAGAAGTGGTTAAGCACAATCAAGGCTTACAAGGAATTCTTTGAGGTCATCGACTTCCCCTTTGCTTCCGGTGTGGCCCTGGTGCGGGTTCGTAAGGCGAATGCATGGAAGCAGGTCTTTTGA
- a CDS encoding lysophospholipid acyltransferase family protein — protein sequence MDAHSDYIRSPGLILDFSRHKYLKWLNVLRNPLERIICLRQVNRVLTQAAASTDEWSFLSHLLNSLNVHCEFSETEIPRISSRGALVVVANHPFGGLEGVILADLLGKVRRDVKIMANYLLQPVTVLQNLFIYVDPFGTKRSVHANLSGLREVLAWLKQGGVVGVFPAGMVSHLSWPKLKVTDPAWNRNVARLIKRSRADVLPVFFDGHNSPLFQCLGLVHPQLRTALLPREFLNKKDKVIRVKIGQAIAHERLSTLGDDDKIMAYLRLRTYMLRESISAGDGRAGRFHLTRPFRKTLPEAIIPSPEAATIVREVKALPSSQILVHSRPYLVGYGYAPQIPNLLQEIGRLREVTFRQVREGTGKSIDLDRFDAHYLHLFLWEQERQEVIGAYRLGPTDRIISGLGGRGLYTATLFDYHQRFLAEINPGLELGRSFVRLEYQKNYQALLLLWKGIAQFVVRHPHYRLLFGPVSISNEYHDFSQGLLATWLSMHTFLPELARFVKPKTPLIFKKYREQDLRLALAGTQKVEELSELLADVDPGRHGVPILLKQYLKLGGKLLGFNRDPNFSQVLDGLILVDLTLTPPQVLQRYMGKAGLAEFSAYHNLGVDHHPSSPTKFADPPFSMSAVHP from the coding sequence GTGGATGCTCACAGTGATTATATTCGATCACCTGGCCTGATCCTTGATTTTAGCAGACATAAATATCTCAAATGGCTCAATGTGCTGCGCAACCCTTTGGAAAGAATCATCTGTCTCAGACAGGTCAATCGCGTTTTGACGCAGGCAGCGGCGTCGACGGATGAATGGTCTTTCTTATCGCACCTTCTGAATTCATTGAACGTCCACTGTGAATTCTCAGAAACGGAGATCCCACGGATTTCCAGCCGGGGGGCGCTGGTGGTTGTGGCAAATCATCCCTTTGGAGGGTTGGAGGGGGTCATCCTGGCAGATCTGTTGGGGAAAGTTCGTCGAGATGTCAAGATCATGGCCAATTATCTCTTGCAGCCTGTGACCGTGCTGCAGAATCTGTTTATTTATGTGGATCCCTTCGGCACTAAGCGATCTGTACACGCCAATCTCTCCGGTCTCCGAGAGGTCCTGGCCTGGCTGAAACAGGGAGGGGTTGTGGGGGTCTTTCCGGCCGGGATGGTATCCCACTTGAGCTGGCCAAAACTCAAGGTTACCGATCCGGCCTGGAACCGGAATGTGGCTCGCCTGATCAAAAGAAGCCGGGCAGATGTCCTGCCGGTTTTTTTTGACGGCCACAACAGTCCTCTGTTTCAATGTCTGGGGCTGGTGCACCCGCAGTTGCGGACGGCGCTGTTGCCGAGAGAGTTTCTAAACAAAAAAGATAAGGTCATCCGAGTTAAGATCGGCCAGGCGATAGCCCATGAGAGATTATCGACCCTGGGGGATGACGATAAGATCATGGCCTACCTGCGCCTGCGTACTTATATGTTACGGGAAAGCATATCGGCTGGGGATGGCAGAGCCGGTCGGTTTCATCTGACCAGGCCATTTAGGAAAACCTTGCCCGAAGCAATTATTCCCAGCCCGGAAGCGGCAACGATAGTTCGGGAGGTTAAGGCACTGCCCTCCTCTCAGATCCTGGTCCACAGCCGTCCGTATCTGGTCGGCTATGGTTATGCGCCGCAGATTCCCAACCTGCTGCAAGAGATCGGCCGTCTGCGGGAAGTAACCTTTCGGCAGGTCCGGGAGGGAACCGGCAAGTCCATAGACCTGGACCGGTTTGACGCCCATTATCTTCATCTGTTCCTCTGGGAACAGGAGAGACAGGAGGTGATCGGGGCCTACCGACTGGGGCCGACAGACCGGATAATCAGCGGCTTAGGTGGCCGCGGTTTGTATACTGCCACTTTATTTGATTACCACCAGCGATTTTTGGCCGAGATCAATCCGGGGTTGGAGTTGGGCCGCTCGTTCGTACGGCTGGAGTATCAGAAGAATTATCAAGCCTTGCTGCTCTTGTGGAAAGGGATTGCCCAGTTCGTCGTGCGCCATCCCCATTACCGCCTGTTGTTCGGCCCGGTATCAATCAGCAATGAGTATCATGATTTCTCCCAGGGATTGTTGGCCACCTGGTTAAGTATGCACACTTTCCTTCCTGAACTGGCCCGCTTCGTCAAACCCAAGACACCTCTCATCTTTAAAAAATACCGGGAGCAGGACCTGCGGTTGGCCCTCGCCGGTACGCAGAAGGTGGAAGAACTCTCGGAATTGTTGGCCGATGTCGATCCAGGCCGCCACGGAGTCCCCATCCTCTTGAAGCAGTATTTAAAATTGGGGGGGAAGCTGTTAGGCTTCAACCGCGACCCCAACTTCAGCCAGGTCCTGGACGGTTTGATATTGGTTGACCTGACCCTAACACCTCCCCAAGTCTTGCAGCGCTACATGGGTAAGGCAGGTCTGGCGGAATTTTCGGCTTACCATAATTTAGGCGTCGACCACCACCCTTCTAGCCCGACAAAATTCGCTGATCCGCCTTTCAGCATGTCAGCGGTTCATCCCTAA
- a CDS encoding DUF5132 domain-containing protein, whose product MDIFKNVFKGSLSSILVVAGVALVAPIALPVVASMARPIFKGIIKGGMALMDTMQEFVAETGEQISDLVAEAKAERAAAASAATDRS is encoded by the coding sequence ATGGATATCTTCAAAAATGTTTTTAAAGGATCACTCAGCAGTATCCTGGTCGTCGCCGGTGTAGCCTTAGTGGCGCCCATTGCCCTGCCGGTGGTAGCTTCCATGGCTCGACCGATTTTCAAAGGGATTATTAAAGGCGGCATGGCCCTGATGGATACCATGCAGGAATTTGTCGCCGAGACGGGCGAGCAGATTAGCGATCTGGTGGCAGAGGCCAAAGCGGAACGGGCTGCCGCCGCCAGTGCTGCCACCGATCGTAGCTGA
- a CDS encoding HMA2 domain-containing protein produces the protein MNIRVVHALPGRVRLKIAPMIRHPVLAREIEDRVKGAPGVTGVECNPVTGSLVILYEPATKMAKDTIRSLTEVFKSISPELTGKQVANLLKPSLPPECPDVSPYAASITQFFGALNAGVSNILGGLDLKVLLPTTLFVLGINRMIAERATPPAWYNLLWFSLATFMLFHPTKTSSLEQASVLHETMEGMATLEMAE, from the coding sequence ATGAACATCAGGGTGGTTCACGCCCTTCCCGGTCGGGTACGTCTTAAGATCGCCCCAATGATACGCCATCCGGTCCTGGCTCGGGAGATTGAGGATCGGGTTAAAGGGGCGCCCGGTGTCACGGGCGTCGAGTGCAATCCGGTCACCGGCAGTCTGGTAATTCTCTATGAGCCGGCCACTAAGATGGCAAAGGATACCATACGCTCCCTGACGGAGGTCTTCAAAAGCATATCTCCGGAGTTGACCGGGAAACAGGTTGCAAACCTCTTGAAGCCAAGTCTGCCCCCCGAGTGTCCGGACGTCTCTCCTTATGCAGCCAGTATCACCCAGTTTTTTGGCGCTTTAAATGCAGGTGTGAGTAATATCCTGGGAGGTTTGGACCTAAAGGTCTTATTGCCGACCACACTCTTTGTTTTAGGCATAAACCGTATGATTGCCGAAAGAGCCACTCCACCGGCGTGGTATAATCTGCTATGGTTTTCTCTGGCAACCTTTATGCTGTTTCATCCCACCAAAACAAGTTCTTTAGAACAGGCAAGCGTCCTACATGAAACCATGGAAGGAATGGCGACACTGGAAATGGCCGAATGA
- a CDS encoding HMA2 domain-containing protein: MNGGMVDMHPDYIHSLAGRIRIKVPEIKGSSIRAEELEKKVQWQPGIESIKANHITGSVLIYYNPQETGQDHILRALQESGYLRQITPGWQEATSTQDGFSSLPYRVVASVAQTMMEAALTRLVTAII, translated from the coding sequence ATGAACGGAGGAATGGTGGACATGCACCCGGACTATATCCATTCACTAGCAGGTCGCATCCGCATTAAGGTCCCAGAGATCAAAGGTTCTTCGATCAGAGCCGAGGAGCTGGAAAAAAAGGTGCAATGGCAACCGGGCATCGAATCAATTAAGGCCAACCACATAACTGGCAGCGTCCTGATCTACTATAATCCTCAGGAAACCGGTCAAGACCATATTCTGCGGGCTCTTCAGGAATCGGGTTATCTCCGCCAGATAACACCCGGGTGGCAGGAGGCTACCAGCACTCAAGATGGCTTTAGTTCCCTGCCGTACAGAGTTGTCGCCTCAGTAGCCCAGACGATGATGGAAGCGGCCCTGACCCGATTAGTAACCGCTATCATCTAA
- a CDS encoding HMA2 domain-containing protein: protein MDLNGIQISHFIPGRVRLKSLLIKGNLSLAQKIMELFSAIPGIREVEANHLTGSLLVVYDAKQLRTPDSTHQLEEALKFLAPNLDHDRVAWLLQRL from the coding sequence ATGGACTTAAACGGCATTCAGATTTCACATTTTATCCCAGGGCGGGTCAGGTTGAAATCTCTTCTGATTAAGGGCAATCTGAGCCTGGCGCAGAAAATCATGGAATTATTTTCGGCTATCCCAGGTATCAGAGAAGTGGAGGCAAATCATCTGACCGGCAGTCTGTTGGTGGTGTATGACGCCAAACAGTTGCGGACACCTGATTCTACCCACCAACTGGAGGAGGCTCTCAAGTTTTTGGCTCCGAACCTGGATCATGACAGGGTTGCCTGGCTATTGCAACGGCTTTGA